Proteins co-encoded in one Spirosoma endbachense genomic window:
- a CDS encoding M1 family metallopeptidase, translating to MRKTVLMAGLTLWSAALLAQAPTAPTQNANTRFEQLGPTLPTPNTFRTAAGAPGKDYFQNRADYDIKVELDDANQKIIGTETVTYHNNSTDELPFIWLQLDQNLFAKGSTGSVTRTGGVNESGMSFAQLQNLTSVRERSSQQATDKYGYKITSVKDSKSGSPLKYTINQTMMRIDLPAPLKPGASYSFNVDWNYFVTEYYGRSGMEFFAKDGNYNYFIAHWFPRLCAYNDVNGWQNKQFLGQGEFTLIFGNYKVAITAPSDHIVGATGECQNYKQVLSATQQKRLAQAATSKNPVVIVTQDEAETALKTKPSDKVSKKTWVFAAANVRDFAFTSSRRFIWDAMQTDVYGDGRKIWSMSYYAKEGNPLWGQYSTRVVEHTLKSYGNRTIKYPYPVAISCHATAGGGMEYPMISFNGGRPEPDGTYSEQTKAGMIGVIIHEVGHNFFPMIVNSDERQWTWMDEGLNTFCQYLAEKEWDYNFPSRRGEPQYIVDYMKSDKSVLSPIMTSSDNVISLGPNAYAKPATALNILRETVMGRELFDYAFKEYARRWAFKSPEPADFFRTLEDASGVDLDWFWKGWFYGVEPVDQDLVEVDWFKVDAGDPVATKAAAKAEAQLRAGTISKQRDAATKAETVVAKDSTMKDFYNSYDPYAVTDTDKKKYQDYLATLSEDERKSLETNAGTNFYTLSLKNKGGIPMPVIIRMQFEDGTDSVARFPAEIWRFNDVSIKKVIATPKKVTQWTLDPYQEIADIDAENNSFPRVAQPTRFQLFKQQQRFGPQGPNPMQQQRRATPPPATQGSGKN from the coding sequence ATGAGAAAAACAGTGTTGATGGCTGGTCTGACCCTTTGGTCGGCAGCTTTATTGGCCCAGGCCCCAACCGCTCCGACCCAAAACGCCAATACGCGTTTTGAACAGCTCGGGCCAACGCTGCCTACACCAAACACCTTCCGTACGGCCGCTGGCGCACCTGGAAAAGACTATTTTCAGAATCGTGCCGATTATGACATCAAGGTCGAACTTGATGATGCGAATCAAAAAATTATCGGTACGGAAACCGTTACCTATCATAATAACTCAACCGATGAGTTGCCATTTATCTGGCTACAACTCGACCAGAATCTGTTCGCCAAAGGTTCTACTGGTAGTGTAACCCGCACAGGTGGTGTTAACGAAAGCGGAATGAGCTTTGCTCAGTTGCAGAACCTGACGTCTGTTCGCGAGCGCAGCAGCCAGCAGGCAACCGATAAGTATGGCTACAAGATTACATCCGTTAAGGACTCGAAATCAGGCAGCCCGCTTAAATATACGATCAACCAAACCATGATGCGAATTGATCTGCCAGCCCCTTTGAAACCCGGTGCCAGCTATTCATTCAACGTAGACTGGAACTACTTCGTCACCGAATACTATGGTCGGAGCGGTATGGAGTTTTTCGCGAAAGATGGGAACTACAATTACTTCATTGCCCACTGGTTTCCCCGTTTGTGTGCGTATAACGACGTAAACGGCTGGCAGAACAAACAGTTTCTGGGGCAGGGCGAGTTTACCCTGATTTTCGGTAATTACAAAGTTGCTATCACCGCTCCCAGCGACCACATTGTTGGTGCCACGGGCGAGTGCCAGAACTATAAGCAAGTACTTTCGGCTACCCAACAGAAGCGTTTGGCGCAAGCGGCTACGTCTAAAAACCCAGTCGTTATCGTGACGCAGGACGAAGCCGAGACAGCGCTAAAAACCAAACCTAGCGATAAAGTAAGCAAGAAGACATGGGTGTTTGCCGCAGCTAACGTGCGCGATTTTGCCTTCACAAGCAGCCGTCGGTTTATCTGGGATGCCATGCAGACCGATGTTTATGGCGATGGACGCAAAATCTGGTCGATGTCTTACTATGCCAAAGAAGGGAACCCGCTTTGGGGTCAGTATTCGACGCGGGTAGTTGAGCATACGCTGAAATCGTACGGGAATCGGACGATCAAATACCCATATCCAGTAGCTATTTCCTGCCATGCAACGGCTGGTGGCGGCATGGAATATCCCATGATTTCGTTCAATGGTGGTCGCCCTGAGCCAGATGGAACCTATTCAGAGCAAACGAAAGCGGGCATGATCGGTGTGATTATTCACGAGGTTGGTCATAATTTCTTCCCGATGATTGTCAACTCCGACGAACGGCAATGGACCTGGATGGACGAAGGGCTAAACACATTCTGTCAATATCTGGCCGAAAAAGAATGGGACTACAATTTCCCAAGCCGCCGGGGCGAGCCTCAGTATATTGTCGACTACATGAAGTCCGACAAATCGGTGCTCTCGCCCATTATGACCTCGTCCGATAACGTGATTAGCCTTGGTCCGAATGCTTACGCAAAACCCGCTACGGCATTGAACATCCTTCGGGAGACGGTAATGGGCCGTGAACTCTTTGATTACGCTTTCAAAGAATATGCCCGCCGGTGGGCGTTCAAATCGCCCGAGCCTGCCGATTTCTTCAGAACTCTGGAAGATGCATCGGGCGTTGACCTGGACTGGTTCTGGAAAGGCTGGTTTTATGGTGTTGAGCCCGTCGATCAGGATCTTGTAGAAGTCGACTGGTTTAAAGTAGATGCAGGCGATCCAGTGGCAACAAAAGCGGCAGCAAAAGCCGAAGCCCAGCTTCGAGCCGGAACCATCAGCAAGCAGCGTGATGCAGCCACCAAGGCAGAAACTGTTGTAGCGAAAGATTCGACCATGAAGGATTTTTATAACAGCTACGATCCATATGCCGTTACAGATACTGACAAAAAGAAATATCAGGATTATCTGGCAACGCTAAGCGAAGATGAACGGAAGTCCCTTGAAACGAATGCTGGTACAAATTTCTACACGCTTTCGCTCAAGAACAAAGGTGGTATACCGATGCCGGTTATTATCCGGATGCAATTTGAAGATGGTACCGACTCGGTAGCTCGTTTCCCGGCCGAAATCTGGCGCTTCAATGACGTATCGATTAAAAAGGTCATTGCTACTCCCAAGAAGGTGACCCAATGGACGCTCGACCCCTATCAGGAGATTGCTGACATTGATGCTGAAAACAACTCGTTCCCGCGTGTAGCCCAGCCTACACGCTTCCAGTTGTTCAAACAGCAGCAACGGTTTGGTCCACAGGGTCCTAATCCGATGCAGCAACAGCGCCGGGCTACCCCACCACCTGCCACCCAGGGAAGCGGTAAAAATTAA
- a CDS encoding T9SS type A sorting domain-containing protein, whose translation MKTTLQFAGCLLLAILFSSIDGLYAQTITLIPELEQGHNYTGFMDARQYTSTYPPVILNGSLYCTYTDPTNRGRLAKFDGTTIKLISNPDDGPGYTGNQIVFNNAIYGQYRDANYLFRLAKFDGTTLTLLPNPDGGWGHDGFLAVLNNTLYSRYQDINTNCRLAKINTSTTETSFAITGVSAVSCMPITDGKQAVTFTPQYSGLTGQPISFSVVNELQPTTSPGPYRLELYSDNPAITLKATQEGTVGEASYVFNWKLACGSLRKAASESLTPMSIVAMPNPVSGQTVEIEVQGAGGQLVIYQVIDEHGRPMSQLRIEQAEVVDRQTLRLGASPGIYIVNVSTLSQVKTLSVIKQ comes from the coding sequence ATGAAAACAACTTTACAATTTGCGGGGTGCCTGTTGCTGGCTATTCTGTTTTCTTCAATAGATGGGCTTTATGCTCAAACGATAACGCTCATTCCTGAACTTGAGCAGGGGCACAACTATACTGGTTTCATGGATGCCCGCCAATATACGTCTACCTATCCGCCAGTCATATTGAATGGATCGTTATACTGTACGTATACTGATCCAACAAACAGAGGTCGGTTAGCGAAATTTGATGGTACTACTATAAAACTCATTTCAAATCCTGATGATGGTCCTGGATATACAGGGAATCAAATCGTATTTAATAACGCAATTTATGGCCAATATAGAGATGCAAATTATTTATTTCGATTAGCCAAATTTGATGGCACGACCTTAACGCTCCTTCCTAATCCTGATGGAGGGTGGGGCCATGATGGCTTCTTGGCAGTACTAAACAATACGCTTTACAGCCGTTATCAGGATATCAACACGAACTGCCGATTGGCAAAAATAAATACGTCAACGACTGAAACATCGTTTGCAATTACAGGTGTATCAGCCGTGAGTTGTATGCCCATTACAGACGGAAAACAAGCGGTTACCTTTACTCCTCAATATTCAGGTTTGACTGGTCAGCCTATATCATTTTCAGTAGTCAATGAATTACAGCCTACCACTAGTCCAGGACCTTACAGGCTTGAACTATATTCGGACAACCCTGCCATTACCTTGAAAGCAACACAAGAAGGAACAGTAGGAGAAGCGAGTTATGTATTCAACTGGAAACTAGCCTGTGGTAGTCTTCGTAAGGCAGCTTCTGAATCACTGACTCCCATGAGTATCGTGGCAATGCCTAACCCCGTATCAGGTCAGACTGTAGAGATTGAAGTACAAGGAGCTGGTGGCCAGCTAGTAATCTACCAGGTAATCGATGAGCATGGACGACCGATGAGTCAATTGCGGATTGAGCAAGCTGAAGTAGTTGATCGGCAAACACTTCGTTTAGGTGCATCACCGGGTATATACATCGTAAATGTCAGTACTTTATCTCAGGTTAAAACATTAAGTGTTATCAAGCAATGA